The following proteins are co-located in the Chloroflexota bacterium genome:
- a CDS encoding right-handed parallel beta-helix repeat-containing protein, translating to MLMSVGIVLAGVAVQSAQATTITVNDAGDALGDDGSCTLREAIVAANTNTASGPSAGECLAGQAAPTVDLIVFNIPGGGPHVISPLTDLPPIVEPVHINGYTQLGASANTQAALANGSDAVFQIELRGSAGVALIGLTFNAGSGGSTVQGLAITDFITGGIQVNTGADGVTIQGNLIGLEAPSGTSARGNYYGIQLFAQALVGGTAAADRNIISANATDGVSVEGGSGTLVLGNLIGTDLSGNTGPGNNYDGVYITGTATNVTVGNSTIGNVLSGNGLSGVDLYGVTGVTMQGNLIGTNGAGTAAFGNVDSGIYIYGSSTVTVGGTGAGEGNVISANDGAGIEVGLTTNLTIRGNVIGLNKAGTAIMANSGPGISLGVIDDVTVGGSAAGAGNVISGNDSGGILVFTFTGLDSPVIQGNRIGTSADGLTALGNADVGIGIYGDGGGTRIGGSGAGEGNLISGNDFDGIDISDTVGATIEGNVIGLNATQTAALPNGTSIGGGIFICGCSGPVTIGGTTVGSRNVIAGNTDDGILFNGASGVSVRSNYIGISSTFTTFPNQRDGIRLESGSFNNAIGDGDANHSPIIVGNGGAGVNVVDLLSVGNAIRGGQIRDNGGLGIDLNDDGVTTNDPTDADGDANDSQNFPVVTQATILVGFNTQVSGTLNSTANSQFKIDIYYSSSCDPSGFGEGAGHIGSFSVTTNGSGQATFTDQVASAIAPSSPFITLTATSSNGTGSTSEFSACFTASAVTPTPTVTPTATLTATATLTPTITPTGSLTPSATPTPTLTPTATPTVPPVLPGGDDKGGPQSNNRGREKEETTQRTEEQRQNDQRTNRYGQDQYRTEGNVVDIQTVNGEPAIILGNRDGNVVVILRCGNNCPTVKIGDYVTVEGEKEHEQLYYAEAVSVERTGR from the coding sequence GTGCTGATGAGCGTCGGGATCGTGCTGGCCGGGGTGGCCGTGCAGTCAGCGCAGGCAACGACGATCACGGTCAACGACGCGGGCGATGCCCTGGGCGATGATGGCAGTTGCACCCTGCGCGAGGCGATTGTCGCGGCGAACACCAATACCGCCAGCGGCCCATCCGCCGGCGAGTGCCTGGCCGGACAGGCCGCGCCCACCGTTGACCTGATCGTCTTCAACATCCCTGGCGGCGGGCCGCACGTCATCAGCCCGCTCACCGATCTTCCTCCCATTGTCGAGCCGGTCCACATCAACGGGTACACCCAGCTCGGCGCGTCGGCGAATACGCAGGCAGCGCTTGCAAATGGCAGTGACGCCGTCTTCCAGATCGAGCTGCGCGGGAGCGCCGGCGTGGCCCTGATCGGCCTGACGTTCAACGCCGGCAGCGGCGGATCGACGGTCCAGGGGCTGGCGATCACCGACTTCATCACGGGTGGCATCCAGGTGAACACCGGCGCGGACGGCGTCACGATCCAGGGCAACCTGATCGGGCTGGAAGCGCCGAGTGGCACGAGTGCGCGCGGGAACTACTACGGCATCCAGTTGTTCGCGCAGGCCCTGGTGGGCGGGACGGCCGCGGCCGACCGCAACATCATCTCGGCGAATGCCACGGATGGCGTCTCCGTCGAGGGCGGTTCGGGCACGCTGGTGCTTGGGAATCTGATCGGGACGGATCTCTCTGGCAACACCGGGCCCGGCAACAATTACGACGGGGTCTACATCACCGGTACGGCCACCAACGTCACCGTTGGCAACAGCACCATTGGGAACGTGCTCTCCGGCAATGGCTTGTCTGGTGTCGATCTGTATGGCGTCACGGGCGTCACGATGCAGGGCAACCTGATCGGCACGAACGGGGCTGGAACAGCCGCGTTCGGGAACGTTGACTCCGGCATCTACATCTACGGCTCCTCCACCGTCACTGTCGGCGGGACGGGCGCCGGTGAAGGCAATGTGATCTCGGCGAATGACGGCGCCGGTATCGAGGTGGGGCTAACGACCAACCTGACGATCCGTGGCAATGTCATCGGCCTCAACAAGGCTGGAACGGCGATCATGGCGAACAGTGGCCCCGGTATCTCCCTGGGAGTCATCGACGACGTGACCGTCGGCGGGAGCGCGGCCGGAGCCGGCAACGTGATCTCGGGCAACGACTCTGGCGGCATCCTGGTCTTCACGTTCACGGGGCTGGACAGCCCGGTCATCCAGGGGAACCGCATCGGCACCTCGGCTGATGGCCTGACGGCGCTCGGGAACGCCGATGTGGGGATTGGCATCTACGGGGACGGCGGCGGCACGCGGATCGGCGGATCTGGCGCTGGCGAAGGCAACCTGATCTCGGGCAACGACTTCGACGGGATCGACATCAGCGACACGGTGGGCGCGACCATCGAAGGGAACGTCATCGGGCTGAACGCCACCCAGACGGCCGCCTTGCCGAACGGCACGTCGATTGGCGGCGGCATCTTCATCTGCGGCTGCTCCGGTCCGGTCACCATCGGCGGGACGACGGTCGGCTCGCGCAACGTCATCGCCGGTAACACGGATGATGGCATCCTGTTCAACGGGGCCAGCGGGGTGAGCGTCCGCTCGAACTACATCGGGATCAGCAGCACCTTCACGACCTTCCCGAATCAGCGGGACGGCATCCGGCTGGAGAGCGGCAGCTTCAACAACGCCATCGGGGATGGCGACGCCAACCATTCGCCCATCATCGTCGGGAACGGCGGCGCTGGCGTGAACGTTGTTGACTTGCTGTCAGTCGGCAACGCAATCCGAGGCGGTCAGATCCGCGACAATGGCGGGCTGGGCATCGACCTCAACGACGACGGCGTGACCACCAACGATCCGACTGACGCCGATGGCGACGCGAACGACTCTCAGAACTTCCCCGTGGTGACGCAGGCGACCATCCTCGTCGGGTTCAACACGCAGGTCAGCGGCACGCTCAACTCGACAGCGAACAGCCAGTTCAAGATTGACATCTACTACTCCAGCTCTTGTGATCCATCAGGCTTTGGCGAGGGCGCAGGGCATATCGGCAGCTTCTCGGTCACGACGAACGGGTCAGGGCAGGCGACCTTCACCGACCAGGTAGCAAGCGCGATTGCGCCGAGCAGCCCGTTCATCACGCTGACGGCGACCAGCAGCAATGGGACCGGCAGCACGTCCGAGTTCTCGGCCTGCTTCACGGCATCGGCGGTCACGCCGACGCCAACCGTCACCCCGACGGCGACCCTCACCGCAACGGCGACGCTGACGCCGACGATCACCCCCACCGGCTCGCTCACCCCGAGCGCCACGCCGACTCCCACGCTGACGCCGACGGCCACCCCGACCGTGCCGCCGGTGCTTCCTGGCGGCGACGACAAGGGCGGTCCCCAGAGCAACAACCGGGGCCGTGAGAAGGAAGAGACGACCCAGCGCACCGAGGAGCAGCGCCAGAACGACCAGCGCACCAACCGCTACGGCCAGGATCAGTACCGCACCGAGGGGAATGTGGTGGACATCCAGACCGTCAACGGCGAGCCGGCCATCATCCTGGGGAACCGCGACGGCAACGTGGTGGTGATCCTGCGCTGTGGGAACAACTGCCCGACGGTGAAGATCGGCGACTACGTGACCGTCGAAGGCGAGAAGGAGCACGAGCAGCTCTACTACGCCGAGGCGGTGTCGGTGGAGCGTACGGGACGCTGA
- a CDS encoding response regulator, translating into MLSGTLLLVAPHRLVVQPSILLEAGRPAWGLAFLLVGVILLVESVLPPPRWVRLLAQAGGSALLGLIVVGAAADGRWISVVGHATIGLALACGRMRAPGFTLMIVASGVFVHGLLLLLFPLTTIARLPSMPAAGGAGALGVGLCFTLGSSLLLLMTRVRAPRALDLVARLVLVLACLAAIVFQLRIGAWANTLIYVAVIVVLTPPRVGHDIVSRVELSSLRARIGAGLALAAAVPLILVVSAISDRDERASIEHELAEQRSTALLTARDLSSRLQVYRDIANGRAWGPALLARPILEQQSVVWNLRRDHPGLQTLATYDAGGNPIARADDLPLLPLDPSLLARALVASEAFVEAQAEPGANRGSLKIVAPCRNVAGVVVGVIVLGVQPTWIGDALTPHPRRMAYHPSLVDSAGRILAEGAPPVTVRDPSWFEGGAALALRHGVLDGAQLVTDRDVPWLIGYAAVPGTSWGVVVEQPLAMALEDARERRDLAFFLLLGAALTSGVIGVFAANRLTAPLAVLGAAVSRLALGDRSAPLPRSSVAELARLGGAFGAMRETLAAQTVERERAEAALSASIAEARELAQVASNTDNAVLILDANLHVRWVNASFTRMTGYTLEEVQGRRPGSVLSGPNTDPEAIAEMRRAVARGESFTMEVLNYRKDGRPYWNRIAAQPVRDDTGALVGYTTIEMDVTEQRRAQAIERDRYEILEAIARHRPVEDVLRLIVQLIERQMPGRLGSILLLRDNHLYQGSGPSLPIPYVQAIEGIQIGPNVGSCGTAVYLGEPVISDDISTCPLWEGYREYALAYGLRACWSLPILSSTHGVLGAFGIYSLAPAVPDAADLEMVEGFANMATIAIESGLMLTEMARRRQEAEAANRAKSEFLATMSHEIRTPLNGVIGMSSLLLGTPLGEEQHEYAEMIRSSADALLTIVNDILDFSKIEAGKLSLEETDCNVQQVCEDVADLLAERAQRAGIELLTVVDPQVPADLLGDPARLRQIVLNLVANAVKFTTHGQVVTRVQAERFEAERVLVRVEVQDSGIGMSEDTLRTLFAAFTQADSSTTRKYGGTGLGLAICKRLVQLMGGEIGVTSREGQGSLFWFTVSLARRQAPVSDAAVPDLAGRRVLVVDDHVIRRQVLQQQLGAYGLRVTTAGSSFAGLDQIRMAARTGRPFDCVLIDLQLQAVDGLAFARAIRADAAIAETRLALMTPLGPSLDRDRLAPLAFVGVLGRPIRPSSLLRLLEDALCQAPQPAATPVSAPAPASTVIPVAEASSPSFDVLGTQAALRRILVAEDNAVNQRVAVRLLERLGYQVDIAANGREAVDAVRQRPYLAVLMDCQMPEMDGYEATRTIRALERELPARTVGAAAGGAAADSCPRVPVIALTANALSDDRELCLAAGMDDYLAKPVRPDVLAAMLERWVQRASDAEPPAYDVESAQMWVAG; encoded by the coding sequence GTGCTGTCGGGCACGCTCCTGCTCGTTGCTCCGCACCGGCTCGTCGTGCAGCCGTCGATACTGCTGGAGGCCGGCCGGCCAGCCTGGGGACTGGCGTTCCTGCTGGTCGGCGTGATCCTGCTGGTCGAGAGCGTGTTGCCGCCGCCGCGCTGGGTCCGGCTGCTGGCGCAGGCCGGTGGGAGCGCCCTGCTCGGGTTGATCGTGGTGGGGGCTGCTGCTGACGGCCGCTGGATCAGCGTGGTTGGACACGCCACCATCGGCCTGGCGCTTGCGTGCGGCCGGATGCGGGCGCCCGGATTCACCTTGATGATTGTGGCCAGTGGCGTCTTTGTCCATGGGCTGCTGCTGCTCCTGTTTCCGCTGACGACGATCGCCCGTCTGCCGTCGATGCCCGCCGCAGGCGGGGCCGGAGCGCTGGGCGTCGGGCTGTGCTTCACGCTTGGGAGCAGCCTGCTCTTGCTGATGACCAGGGTCCGCGCGCCGCGCGCTCTCGACCTGGTGGCGCGTCTGGTGTTGGTGCTGGCCTGTCTGGCAGCCATCGTGTTCCAGTTGCGGATCGGCGCCTGGGCGAACACGCTGATCTACGTGGCGGTGATCGTCGTGCTGACCCCGCCGAGGGTCGGGCATGACATCGTGAGTCGTGTGGAGCTCTCGTCATTGCGGGCGCGGATCGGGGCTGGCCTGGCGCTGGCCGCCGCCGTACCCTTGATCCTGGTGGTCTCGGCGATCTCTGACCGGGACGAGCGCGCCAGTATCGAGCACGAGCTGGCCGAGCAGCGGAGCACGGCGCTGCTGACAGCCCGCGACCTGAGCAGCCGCCTCCAGGTCTACCGCGACATCGCGAATGGGCGGGCCTGGGGGCCGGCGCTGCTGGCCCGCCCGATCCTGGAGCAGCAGTCCGTCGTCTGGAATCTTCGCCGGGATCACCCCGGCCTCCAGACGCTCGCGACGTATGACGCGGGCGGCAATCCGATCGCCCGTGCGGACGATCTTCCGCTGCTGCCGCTCGACCCGAGCCTGCTGGCACGGGCGCTGGTCGCCTCAGAAGCGTTCGTGGAGGCGCAGGCCGAGCCCGGCGCGAACCGTGGCTCCCTCAAGATCGTCGCTCCGTGCCGCAACGTGGCAGGCGTCGTGGTGGGCGTGATCGTGCTGGGCGTGCAGCCGACCTGGATCGGCGATGCACTGACCCCCCACCCTCGGCGGATGGCGTACCACCCGTCGCTCGTCGACAGTGCCGGGCGCATCCTGGCTGAGGGCGCCCCGCCCGTGACGGTCCGCGATCCGTCGTGGTTCGAGGGGGGAGCGGCGCTCGCCTTGCGACATGGTGTGCTCGATGGCGCGCAGCTTGTAACGGATCGGGATGTGCCGTGGCTGATCGGCTATGCGGCCGTCCCCGGCACCTCGTGGGGCGTCGTCGTCGAGCAGCCCCTGGCGATGGCACTGGAGGACGCGCGCGAGCGGCGCGATCTCGCGTTCTTTCTGCTCCTGGGCGCGGCGCTCACCTCCGGGGTGATTGGCGTCTTCGCGGCCAACCGGCTGACGGCTCCGCTGGCGGTGCTGGGCGCTGCCGTCTCTCGGCTGGCCCTGGGAGACCGCTCAGCGCCGCTGCCGCGCTCCTCCGTCGCCGAGTTGGCCCGGCTTGGCGGCGCGTTCGGAGCCATGCGCGAGACGCTGGCAGCCCAGACCGTCGAGCGCGAGCGTGCCGAGGCTGCGCTCAGCGCCAGCATCGCGGAGGCGCGCGAGCTGGCCCAGGTGGCCAGCAATACCGACAACGCGGTGCTGATCCTGGATGCGAACCTTCATGTCAGGTGGGTCAACGCCAGCTTCACCCGCATGACCGGCTACACCCTGGAAGAGGTCCAGGGCCGGCGTCCAGGTTCCGTCTTGAGCGGCCCCAACACCGATCCCGAGGCGATTGCCGAGATGCGGCGGGCGGTGGCGCGGGGCGAGTCCTTCACGATGGAGGTGCTCAACTACCGCAAGGACGGCCGCCCATACTGGAACCGTATCGCGGCGCAGCCGGTCCGCGACGACACCGGGGCGCTGGTCGGCTACACCACCATCGAGATGGACGTGACCGAGCAGCGCCGGGCCCAGGCCATCGAGCGGGACCGGTACGAGATCCTTGAAGCCATCGCGCGGCACCGCCCGGTTGAGGATGTGCTGCGGCTCATCGTGCAGCTGATCGAGCGGCAGATGCCGGGCCGGCTCGGCTCGATCCTCCTGCTGAGGGACAACCACCTGTACCAGGGCTCCGGGCCGAGTTTGCCCATCCCGTATGTCCAGGCAATCGAAGGCATCCAGATCGGCCCCAATGTCGGCTCGTGTGGGACGGCTGTCTACCTTGGCGAGCCCGTGATTTCCGACGACATCAGCACCTGCCCGCTGTGGGAAGGCTACCGCGAGTATGCCCTGGCATACGGCTTGCGAGCGTGCTGGTCACTGCCGATCCTCTCGAGTACTCACGGCGTCCTGGGGGCGTTTGGCATCTACAGCCTCGCGCCGGCCGTGCCGGACGCGGCAGACCTCGAAATGGTCGAGGGTTTTGCCAACATGGCGACGATTGCCATTGAGAGCGGCCTGATGCTGACCGAGATGGCGCGCCGGCGCCAGGAGGCCGAGGCTGCCAACCGCGCCAAGAGCGAGTTCCTGGCTACCATGAGCCATGAGATCCGGACGCCGCTCAACGGCGTCATCGGCATGAGCAGCCTGCTGCTTGGAACCCCGCTTGGCGAGGAGCAGCACGAGTACGCCGAGATGATCCGGTCGAGCGCAGACGCGCTGCTGACCATCGTCAACGACATCCTGGACTTCTCCAAGATCGAGGCTGGCAAGCTCTCGTTGGAGGAGACAGACTGCAACGTCCAGCAGGTGTGTGAGGACGTGGCCGACCTCCTGGCTGAGCGCGCCCAGCGGGCCGGCATCGAGCTGTTGACCGTGGTCGATCCGCAGGTGCCGGCTGACCTGCTGGGTGACCCGGCTCGCCTGCGCCAGATCGTGCTGAACCTGGTGGCGAACGCCGTCAAGTTCACCACGCACGGGCAGGTGGTCACCCGCGTGCAGGCCGAACGCTTCGAGGCCGAGCGCGTGCTCGTCCGCGTCGAGGTTCAGGACAGCGGCATCGGCATGTCCGAGGATACGCTCAGGACGTTGTTCGCCGCGTTCACCCAGGCTGACAGCTCCACCACGCGCAAGTACGGCGGGACCGGGCTGGGGCTGGCGATCTGCAAGCGGCTGGTGCAGCTCATGGGCGGCGAGATCGGCGTGACGAGCCGAGAGGGGCAGGGCAGCCTCTTCTGGTTCACCGTCTCGCTGGCGCGGCGTCAGGCGCCGGTCTCGGATGCCGCCGTGCCTGACCTCGCCGGCCGCCGCGTGCTCGTGGTAGACGACCATGTGATTCGACGACAGGTGCTCCAGCAGCAGCTCGGCGCGTACGGCCTGCGGGTGACCACGGCCGGCAGCAGCTTCGCCGGCCTGGATCAGATCAGAATGGCCGCCAGGACCGGCCGTCCGTTCGACTGCGTGCTGATCGACCTGCAGTTGCAGGCCGTGGACGGGCTGGCGTTCGCCCGGGCGATTCGTGCCGACGCTGCCATCGCCGAGACGCGGCTGGCGCTCATGACGCCGCTCGGGCCGTCCCTGGACCGCGACCGGCTGGCGCCGCTTGCGTTTGTTGGGGTGCTGGGCCGGCCGATCCGCCCGTCAAGCCTCCTGCGCCTGCTCGAGGATGCGCTCTGCCAGGCGCCCCAACCGGCGGCGACCCCCGTGTCAGCACCGGCACCGGCTTCCACAGTTATCCCTGTAGCTGAAGCATCTTCACCCTCCTTTGACGTGTTGGGCACACAGGCCGCGCTTCGTCGTATCCTGGTAGCCGAGGACAACGCCGTCAACCAGCGGGTTGCTGTGCGACTGCTGGAGCGGCTCGGGTACCAGGTGGATATCGCGGCGAATGGCAGGGAAGCCGTGGACGCGGTCAGGCAGCGGCCCTATCTCGCCGTGCTGATGGATTGCCAGATGCCAGAGATGGATGGCTACGAGGCGACCCGAACGATTCGTGCCCTGGAGCGGGAGCTGCCGGCGCGGACCGTGGGCGCGGCGGCTGGTGGCGCGGCGGCGGATAGCTGCCCGCGCGTGCCCGTCATCGCCCTGACGGCCAACGCGCTCTCCGACGACCGCGAGCTCTGTCTCGCGGCCGGCATGGATGACTACCTGGCGAAGCCCGTGCGGCCCGATGTGCTGGCAGCGATGCTCGAACGGTGGGTGCAGCGAGCATCCGACGCTGAGCCGCCCGCGTACGACGTGGAGTCTGCACAGATGTGGGTAGCCGGGTGA
- a CDS encoding diguanylate cyclase — MGSRVKVLIAEDDAVSRLTLRRAVEQLGHEVLVATDGADAWELYRQHDVDVIVSDWLMPGMDGIDLCKRVRATQRETYTYFMLLTSLEGKHHFRQGMQAGADDYLTKPLDREELHVRLQVAERVTSLHHQLAEKTRELERANYALAESARRDPLTGLGNRLQLREDLYRLQRWLERYGRGFGVALCDVDRFKLYNDRYGHVAGDDVLQAISQAVAATIRSGDMAYRYGGEELLIIMPEQSPETSVIAMQRVREAVEQLAIPHAANRPYGVVTISIGLVAIGQGEQLPWDVVLNQADTALYRAKAEGRNRVALGAAETLGLAPNPNVRVGQFPHNRQPDNGAPDEASSAS, encoded by the coding sequence GTGGGTAGCCGGGTGAAGGTGCTCATCGCCGAGGACGACGCCGTCTCCCGCCTGACGCTCCGCCGGGCCGTCGAGCAGCTGGGGCATGAGGTGCTTGTCGCCACGGATGGTGCGGACGCCTGGGAGCTGTATCGCCAGCACGACGTTGACGTGATCGTCAGCGACTGGCTGATGCCCGGCATGGACGGGATCGACCTCTGCAAGCGAGTCCGCGCGACGCAGCGCGAGACCTACACCTACTTCATGCTGCTGACCTCGCTCGAAGGCAAGCATCACTTCCGCCAGGGCATGCAGGCCGGCGCAGACGACTACCTCACCAAGCCGCTGGACCGTGAAGAGCTGCATGTGCGGCTCCAGGTGGCCGAGCGGGTCACCTCGCTGCACCACCAGCTGGCTGAGAAGACCCGTGAGCTGGAGCGGGCCAACTACGCCCTCGCGGAGAGCGCTCGCCGCGATCCGCTGACCGGCCTGGGCAATCGGCTCCAGTTGCGGGAAGACCTGTACCGGCTTCAGCGTTGGCTCGAACGGTACGGGCGCGGCTTCGGCGTCGCCCTGTGCGACGTGGACCGCTTCAAGCTCTACAACGACCGCTACGGCCACGTCGCCGGCGACGACGTGCTCCAGGCGATCAGCCAGGCCGTGGCCGCCACCATCCGCTCAGGCGACATGGCCTACCGGTATGGCGGTGAAGAGCTGCTGATCATCATGCCGGAGCAGTCTCCCGAGACCAGCGTCATCGCCATGCAGCGGGTCCGCGAAGCGGTGGAGCAACTGGCGATCCCCCATGCGGCCAACCGCCCGTACGGCGTGGTGACCATCAGCATCGGGCTGGTGGCCATCGGGCAGGGCGAGCAGTTGCCGTGGGACGTGGTGCTGAATCAGGCCGACACCGCCCTCTACCGCGCGAAGGCCGAGGGGCGGAATCGGGTGGCGCTCGGAGCCGCCGAGACGCTGGGGCTCGCCCCGAACCCCAACGTGCGGGTGGGCCAGTTCCCGCATAACCGCCAGCCTGACAACGGTGCGCCCGACGAGGCCTCGTCCGCCTCCTGA
- a CDS encoding FAD-binding oxidoreductase: MSAGAHAGQPGDRHVVVVGAGAVGAATAYYLSRAGTRVTLVEREGIGNGASGWSAGGVNPLHGIPEPLAALAMASYRLHRELWPELARLSSQRLHDTVISMAHVAVDEVAVPGIQALAAGFDAAEGFSARWVDAAELRQREPRLTGAFAGALLSHGNGVVESQGFTLALAEAAQKLGATLVSGDVTGLVQDSRRVAGVQVNGSILACDAVVMAMGPWSGAAEAWFGLPLPISPLKGEIVRMQLAGAPLPFDVVTPEISLFARPGGQVWLASTQQRAGFDREISAWGYQTLYEPAVRLMPEIANATLVRQTACLRPIAPDDLPVVGPVPGWDGAYVATGAGTKGILFAPGMGKAVADLILTGQTGLDIDACSAARFTTAG, translated from the coding sequence ATGAGCGCAGGCGCACACGCAGGCCAGCCCGGGGATCGGCATGTCGTCGTCGTTGGGGCGGGCGCGGTGGGGGCCGCCACAGCCTACTACCTCAGCCGCGCCGGCACGCGCGTCACGCTCGTCGAGCGCGAGGGCATCGGCAACGGGGCGTCCGGCTGGTCAGCCGGGGGCGTGAACCCGCTCCACGGCATCCCCGAGCCGCTGGCCGCCCTGGCGATGGCATCCTACCGGCTGCACCGCGAGCTGTGGCCGGAGCTGGCACGCCTCAGCAGCCAGCGCCTGCACGACACGGTCATCTCGATGGCCCACGTCGCCGTGGACGAGGTCGCCGTCCCAGGCATCCAGGCCCTGGCCGCCGGCTTCGACGCGGCGGAGGGCTTCAGCGCCCGCTGGGTTGATGCCGCCGAGCTTCGACAGCGTGAGCCGCGCCTGACCGGCGCATTCGCCGGCGCGCTCCTGAGCCACGGGAACGGGGTGGTCGAGAGCCAGGGCTTCACCCTGGCCCTGGCCGAGGCGGCCCAGAAGCTCGGCGCAACACTGGTCTCGGGAGACGTGACCGGCCTCGTGCAGGACAGCCGGCGGGTCGCCGGCGTGCAGGTCAACGGGTCCATCCTGGCCTGTGACGCGGTGGTGATGGCGATGGGTCCGTGGTCCGGCGCTGCCGAAGCGTGGTTCGGCCTGCCCTTGCCGATCTCGCCACTCAAGGGGGAGATCGTCCGGATGCAGCTCGCCGGCGCGCCCCTGCCGTTCGACGTGGTCACCCCGGAGATCTCGCTGTTCGCCCGGCCCGGCGGGCAGGTCTGGCTGGCCTCAACCCAGCAGCGGGCCGGCTTCGACCGAGAGATCAGCGCCTGGGGCTACCAGACCCTCTACGAGCCGGCCGTCCGGCTGATGCCCGAGATCGCCAACGCCACGCTGGTGCGGCAGACGGCCTGCCTGCGCCCCATCGCACCAGACGATCTGCCGGTGGTGGGGCCGGTCCCCGGCTGGGACGGCGCCTACGTCGCCACAGGCGCCGGCACGAAGGGCATCCTGTTTGCGCCAGGGATGGGCAAAGCCGTGGCGGACCTGATCCTGACCGGACAGACGGGCCTGGACATCGACGCCTGCAGCGCGGCGCGGTTCACGACAGCCGGCTGA
- a CDS encoding MmgE/PrpD family protein, protein MSDVISAETLLAAQQRPHGAYTAELARFAAGFRWSDAPADVRAFTRGIVLDTLGATVAASSGRYGLRGTLGKVVLQQGGTPEATLVGLGARSSLVQAALYNGTLAYYCDIEAHHTGAIVHAPAVVIPAVLAAAEARGASGEDVLAAVVLGIDVACRVSYAIGPNALYARAFHPSSVCGAFGAAAAVGRILGLDAERMANAFGLAANQAAGLLAWASDHTEQSRPFNPGQAARNGATAALLAEAGMGAPRHILDPAEKYNVFRAWSVTPRPELLLDGLGERFMVLGLAVKLYACCAFLHPALDAIRGLVEEDGIAPADVTDITLRFSHSGRAMIDQNELKSHRAQYILPTGLYNGQIVLDDILFEPRDARILALGERTRVVGDDELEPFYPERYPSIVELTTRDGAVASRRVDWPKGYPENPVTDADLERKFRQLTAPMIDPRTADGIVAAVAGLEQAGRVDALMALLAHTS, encoded by the coding sequence ATGTCTGACGTGATCTCCGCCGAGACGCTCCTGGCGGCCCAGCAGCGCCCGCACGGCGCGTACACCGCCGAGTTGGCCCGCTTCGCGGCCGGCTTCCGCTGGTCGGATGCTCCAGCCGACGTCCGGGCGTTCACCAGGGGCATCGTGCTGGACACCCTCGGCGCGACGGTCGCCGCATCGTCCGGGCGGTACGGCCTGCGCGGCACGCTCGGGAAGGTCGTGCTCCAGCAGGGCGGTACCCCTGAGGCGACGCTCGTCGGGCTGGGCGCGCGGTCGTCGCTGGTGCAGGCCGCCCTCTACAACGGCACGCTGGCCTACTACTGCGATATCGAGGCCCACCACACGGGCGCGATTGTCCACGCGCCGGCCGTGGTCATCCCGGCCGTCCTGGCCGCCGCCGAGGCGCGTGGGGCCAGCGGCGAGGATGTGCTGGCGGCCGTGGTGCTCGGGATCGACGTGGCCTGCCGTGTGAGCTACGCCATCGGCCCGAACGCCCTCTATGCGCGCGCCTTTCACCCCAGCTCGGTCTGCGGCGCGTTCGGGGCGGCGGCGGCGGTCGGCCGGATCCTGGGTCTGGACGCCGAGCGGATGGCGAACGCCTTCGGGCTGGCGGCCAACCAGGCGGCCGGCCTGCTGGCCTGGGCCAGCGATCACACCGAGCAGTCGCGCCCGTTCAACCCCGGGCAGGCCGCCCGAAACGGTGCGACCGCTGCGCTGCTGGCCGAGGCCGGCATGGGCGCGCCGCGGCACATCCTCGATCCGGCCGAGAAGTACAACGTCTTCCGGGCGTGGTCCGTCACGCCGCGGCCGGAACTGCTGCTCGACGGCCTGGGCGAACGGTTCATGGTGCTGGGGCTGGCGGTCAAGCTGTACGCCTGTTGCGCCTTCCTCCACCCGGCCCTCGACGCCATCAGGGGGCTGGTCGAGGAGGACGGCATCGCGCCGGCCGATGTGACCGACATCACGCTGCGCTTCAGCCACTCCGGCCGCGCGATGATCGACCAGAACGAGCTGAAGTCGCACCGTGCCCAGTACATCCTGCCGACGGGCCTCTACAACGGCCAGATCGTGCTGGACGACATCCTGTTTGAGCCGCGGGACGCCCGCATCCTGGCGCTCGGGGAGCGGACGCGGGTGGTCGGCGACGACGAGCTTGAGCCGTTCTACCCGGAGCGCTACCCGTCGATTGTCGAGTTGACCACCCGAGACGGTGCCGTCGCCTCGCGGCGCGTGGACTGGCCGAAGGGCTACCCCGAGAACCCGGTCACGGACGCCGACCTGGAGCGGAAGTTCCGCCAGTTGACGGCTCCGATGATCGATCCGCGCACGGCAGACGGCATCGTGGCGGCGGTGGCCGGCCTGGAGCAGGCCGGCCGCGTGGACGCGCTGATGGCCCTCCTTGCCCACACCAGTTGA